One part of the Lycium ferocissimum isolate CSIRO_LF1 chromosome 8, AGI_CSIRO_Lferr_CH_V1, whole genome shotgun sequence genome encodes these proteins:
- the LOC132066753 gene encoding aluminum-activated malate transporter 9-like, producing the protein MVTLKNFFKKASPDHNQEKLLPHDDDEIRNGCCVCFTPLHERFTSFFNNIQDFAKKAIEMGKNDPRKIIFSLKMGFALSFVSLLIFWKKPTDIAQFAIWAILTVLVMFEFTIGATFIKGFNRGLGTFCAGMLALVFAQLALWAGEREKVVIVVSIFIVAFFGTYLKLYPTMAPYEYGYRVFILTYCILIVAGNRTRQYNVAIFTRLALIAVGAGICLLINISICPIWAGEDLHRLVVKNFMDLATSLEGCINGYLSCIEHDEATSEYNGYKSVLESTSREQTLLGFAIWEPPHGCYKLHKSPWRDIVKLSSGLRHCAFMVMALHGCIQSEIQAPPEKRKVFHNELKKVGENASKVLRKLGTKLEQMEALSDHENILKEVHETAQNLQKKIDHKSYLLVNSKSWEIGKPNINVEDSSSENGSENLPLSSRSLSETAIDIRSLQANWPLLTKDSSNQLVTNSTLFRKQNQWPSRLSLVDGEIADTVEMETYLSASALSLATFASLLIEFVARLQNVVDNFEALSQKAEFKEPISTKS; encoded by the exons ATGGTGACCTTAAAGAATTTCTTCAAGAAGGCTTCTCCAGATCACAACCAAGAAAAACTACTAccacatgatgatgatgaaattaGAAATGGTTGCTGCGTGTGTTTCACTCCATTGCATGAAAGATTTACAAGTTtcttcaacaatattcaagattTTGCTAAGAAAGCAATTGAGATGGGTAAAAATGATCCAAGAAAGatcattttttccttaaaaatgggATTTGCACTATCATTTGTGTCTCTTCTCATTTTCTGGAAGAAACCTACTGATATTGCTCAATTTGCAATATGGGCAATCTTGACAGTTCTTGTTATGTTTGAGTTCACCATAG GAGCAACCTTTATTAAAGGATTCAATCGTGGCTTGGGAACATTTTGTGCTGGGATGCTTGCCCTCGTCTTTGCTCAATTAGCATTATGGGCTGGAGAAAGGGAaaaagttgtaattgttgttagCATTTTCATCGTAG CATTTTTTGGAACATATTTGAAGCTATATCCAACAATGGCAccatatgaatatggatatcgAGTATTTATCTTGACCTATTGTATCCTCATTGTGGCTGGAAACAGGACTAGGCAATATAATGTGGCTATTTTTACTCGTTTAGCCCTAATTGCTGTTGGTGCTGGTATTTGCCTGTTGATTAATATTAGTATTTGCCCCATTTGGGCTGGTGAAGATTTGCATCGTTTGGTGGTTAAGAATTTCATGGATCTTGCAACTTCATTGGAAG GTTGTATCAATGGGTACTTAAGTTGTATTGAGCATGATGAGGCTACATCAGAATACAATGGCTACAAATCTGTCCTAGAATCCACAAGTAGAGAGCAAACACTG CTTGGATTTGCTATTTGGGAGCCACCTCATGGATGTTATAAATTGCACAAGAGTCCGTGGAGAGACATTGTCAAATTAAGCAGTGGATTGAGGCATTGTGCATTCATGGTCATGGCATTGCATGGATGTATCCAATCAGAAATCCAG GCACCACCAGAAAAGAGAAAGGTTTTCCACAATGAACTTAAGAAAGTTGGTGAAAATGCTTCAAAAGTTCTACGCAAGCTAGGAACAAAATTAGAGCAAATGGAAGCATTAAGTGATCATGAAAATATCCTAAAAGAAGTGCATGAAACAGCACAAAACTTGCAGAAAAAAATAGATCACAAGTCATATCTCTTGGTCAATTCAAAAAGTTGGGAAATCGGAAAGCCAAATATTAATGTCGAAGATTCTTCAAGTGAAAATGGTAGTGAAAATTTGCCATTAAGCTCTCGATCACTCAGTGAAACAGCCATCGACATAAGGTCATTACAAGCAAATTGGCCATTATTGACAAAAGACTCATCAAATCAATTggtcacaaattcaacattattTAGAAAGCAAAACCAATGGCCTTCACGTCTCTCACTTGTTGATGGTGAAATTGCTGATACAGTGGAAATGGAAACTTATTTGAGTGCTAGTGCTTTGTCTTTGGCTACTTTTGCTTCActtcttattgaatttgttgCAAGGCTTCAGAATGTGGTTGACAATTTTGAAGCGCTAAGTCAAAAGGCAGAGTTTAAAGAGCCAATTAGTACTAAGAGTTAA
- the LOC132067692 gene encoding serine/threonine-protein phosphatase 2A 65 kDa regulatory subunit A beta isoform — MAMVDEPLYPIAVLIDELKNDDIQLRLNSIRRLSTIARALGEERTRKELIPFLSENNDDDDEVLLAMAEELGVFIPYVGGVEHAHVLLPPLETLCTVEETCVRDKAVESLCRIGSQMRESDLVDWFVPLVKRLAAGEWFTARVSACGLFHIAYSSAPEMLKAELRTIYSQLCQDDMPMVRRSAATNLGKFAATVESAYLKSDIMSIFDDLTQDDQDSVRLLAVEGCAALGKLLEPQDCVAHILPVIVNFSQDKSWRVRYMVANQLYELCEAVGPEPTRTDLVPAYVRLLRDNEAEVRIAAAGKVTKFCRILSPELAIQHILPCVKELSSDSSQHVRSALASVIMGMAPVLGKDATIEHLLPIFLSLLKDEFPDVRLNIISKLDQVNQVIGIDLLSQSLLPAIVELAEDRHWRVRLAIIEYIPLLASQLGIGFFDDKLGALCMQWLQDKVYSIRDAAANNLKRLAEEFGPEWAMQHIIPQVLDMTTSPHYLYRMTILRAISLLAPVMGSEITCSKLLPVVITATKDRVPNIKFNVAKVLQSLIPIVDQSVVEKTIRPSLVELAEDPDVDVRFYANQALQSIDNVMMSG; from the exons ATGGCAATGGTAGATGAGCCATTGTACCCGATAGCCGTGTTAATAGATGAACTTAAAAATGACGATATCCAATTGCGGTTGAATTCTATTAGGAGGTTATCGACTATTGCACGTGCGCTTGGTGAGGAAAGAACTAGGAAGGAGTTGATTCCATTTTTGAGTGAAAACAATGACGATGACGATGAGGTGTTGTTGGCAATGGCGGAAGAGCTCGGTGTATTTATTCCTTATGTTGGAGGCGTGGAACATGCTCACGTTCTTCTCCCACCTTTAGAGACCCTTTGTACTGTTGAGGAGACTTGTGTGAGGGATAAAGCTGTGGAGTCGTTGTGTAGAATTGGGTCCCAGATGAGGGAGAGTGATTTGGTTGATTGGTTCGTCCCTCTTGTGAAG AGGCTGGCAGCTGGTGAGTGGTTCACAGCGAGAGTTTCTGCTTGTGGACTCTTTCATATTGCATACTCAAGTGCCCCAGAGATGTTGAAGGCAGAACTTCGGACTATTTACAGCCAATTATGTCAAGACGACATGCCTATGGTGCGAAGGTCGGCTGCTACAAACTTAGGGAAGTTTGCTGCTACAGTTGAATCTGCTTACCTCAAGAGTGATATCATGTCAATATTTGATGATCTTACACAGGATG ATCAGGATTCTGTGCGTTTATTAGCGGTTGAGGGCTGTGCTGCACTTGGTAAGCTGCTAGAGCCCCAGGATTGTGTGGCACATATCCTGCCTGTCATTGTCAACTTCTCTCAG GACAAGTCTTGGCGTGTCCGGTATATGGTTGCTAACCAATTGTACGAACTATGTGAAGCTGTAGGGCCTGAGCCCACTAG GACGGATTTGGTGCCTGCCTATGTCCGTTTGCTTCGGGATAATGAAGCTGAAGTTCGCATAGCTGCTGCAGGGAAAGTCACCAAATTCTGTCGGATCCTTAGTCCCGAGCTAGCTATTCAGCATATTCTTCCCTGTGTGAAG GAATTATCATCAGACTCTTCACAGCATGTCAGATCTGCTTTGGCTTCTGTTATAATGGGGATGGCTCCTGTTTTGGGAAAG GATGCAACCATTGAACATCTTCTTCcaatatttctttcccttctgAAGGACGAGTTTCCCGACGTGCGCCTGAATATCATTAGCAAGCTTGATCAAGTCAATCAG GTGATAGGAATTGATTTATTGTCCCAATCTCTGTTGCCAGCTATTGTTGAGCTGGCAGAGGACAGGCATTGGCGAGTCCGTCTTGCAATAATAGAATACATACCTCTATTGGCAAGTCAATTGGGCATAGGATTTTTTGATGATAAGCTTGGTGCCCTTTGTATGCAATGGTTACAGGACAAG GTTTATTCAATTAGAGATGCTGCTGCTAATAACTTAAAGCGTCTTGCAGAAGAATTTGGTCCAGAGTGGGCAATGCAGCATATAATTCCTCAG GTCTTGGATATGACTACCAGTCCACATTATTTGTATCGAATGACTATTCTTAGAGCAATTTCATTGCTTGCACCTGTAATGGGCTCTGAGATAACTTGTTCTAAGTTGCTGCCTGTGGTTATTACTGCAACAAAGGATAG AGTGCCTAACATTAAATTTAATGTGGCAAAGGTGTTGCAATCCCTTATACCTATTGTTGACCAGTCG GTGGTGGAGAAAACCATTCGCCCCAGTTTAGTAGAGCTAGCTGAAGACCCTGATGTCGATGTTCGCTTCTATGCCAATCAAGCACTTCAGTCAATTGATAATGTCATGATGTCAGGCTAG